In a single window of the Streptomyces sp. HUAS ZL42 genome:
- a CDS encoding TRAP transporter permease: MSMATAPTEPQQRTAEDLVAEFDQERPARKLSPRVSVPVSLACAALSVFVLYAIFFPLAKGSQYYLTIFLAATLPLVFLTYRGTVRVPAVLLPWRRGAGAHKETGQPARRDDPGWFDWLLAAAALAVCVYPLLEFDPFIERRQLPTSLDVLAGLVLIVLVLEACRRTTGWVLPAFCAAFLLYAYYGGLLPYDWSLAHGGFDIDAIAAHFFMGTDGVYGVPLNVAGTYIVLFTIFGAVLDLSGAGKFFIDLSFAAFRGSRSAPGRTVTAAGFLLGTVSGSGTATAVSLGSVAWPVLRRAGYRKEQGGGVLAAAGIGAILSPPTLGAAAFIIAEYLRESYLTVLLYALVPTLLYYLGILLAVEIDARKHQAQPVVGEKGTSALRLLGRFGYHFLSLFMIVGFMAAGLPPFKAVVYATALQFLVSFLDAEHRMTPRRLYAALADGCRSVLPVVATCAAAGIIVAVVTQTGLGLNLASVIVDAAGLFGDDKTVELVLTVVFAAVSVSILGLAVPVTASFIIAAVIIAPALLSLGIATHEAYMFIFYYAVLSEVSPPTALAAAAAAAITGGNPMRTMVATWKYSLPAFLVPFAFVLTDNGSQLLGTGSLSGIAWTTAVSALAVAALAAATGGWLLGPAGRVERALCAAAALCLLYLEPVAITAGVVALVLALGVHLVRRRQKTPAVPTTGENRQADTIMEGHLPS; this comes from the coding sequence ATGAGCATGGCAACGGCGCCGACCGAGCCGCAGCAGCGGACCGCTGAGGATCTGGTGGCCGAGTTCGACCAGGAACGGCCGGCCCGGAAACTCTCCCCGCGGGTGTCCGTGCCGGTGTCCCTGGCATGCGCGGCCCTGTCGGTCTTCGTGCTCTACGCGATCTTCTTCCCGCTGGCCAAGGGCAGCCAGTACTACCTGACGATCTTCCTGGCCGCGACGCTGCCGCTGGTCTTCCTGACCTACCGCGGCACGGTGCGGGTACCGGCGGTGCTGCTTCCCTGGCGGCGCGGCGCCGGCGCCCACAAGGAAACCGGCCAACCCGCACGGCGCGACGACCCCGGCTGGTTCGACTGGCTGCTCGCTGCGGCCGCGCTCGCCGTGTGCGTATACCCGCTGCTGGAGTTCGACCCCTTCATCGAGCGGCGGCAGCTGCCCACCTCCCTCGACGTGCTGGCCGGGCTCGTCCTCATCGTGCTCGTCCTGGAGGCGTGCCGCCGCACCACCGGCTGGGTGCTGCCGGCCTTCTGCGCGGCCTTCCTGCTCTACGCCTACTACGGCGGGCTGCTGCCGTACGACTGGTCCCTGGCGCACGGCGGGTTCGACATCGACGCGATCGCGGCCCACTTCTTCATGGGCACCGACGGGGTGTACGGCGTACCGCTGAACGTGGCCGGTACCTACATCGTGCTGTTCACCATCTTCGGCGCGGTCCTCGACCTCTCCGGCGCGGGCAAGTTCTTCATCGACCTGTCGTTCGCGGCCTTCCGCGGCTCCCGCAGCGCCCCCGGCCGTACGGTGACCGCCGCCGGCTTCCTGCTCGGCACCGTCTCCGGGTCCGGCACCGCGACCGCGGTCAGCCTCGGCTCGGTCGCCTGGCCCGTGCTGCGCCGGGCGGGCTACCGCAAGGAGCAGGGCGGCGGCGTGCTCGCGGCGGCGGGCATCGGCGCCATCCTCTCCCCGCCCACCCTGGGCGCCGCGGCGTTCATCATCGCCGAGTACCTGCGGGAGAGTTACCTCACCGTCCTGCTCTACGCCCTGGTGCCCACCCTCCTCTACTACTTGGGCATCCTCCTCGCGGTGGAGATCGACGCCCGCAAGCACCAGGCGCAGCCAGTGGTGGGGGAGAAGGGCACGTCGGCGCTGAGGCTGCTGGGCCGGTTCGGTTACCACTTCCTCTCCCTTTTCATGATCGTCGGTTTCATGGCGGCGGGCCTCCCCCCGTTCAAGGCGGTGGTCTACGCGACGGCCCTGCAGTTCCTGGTCTCGTTCCTCGACGCCGAGCACCGGATGACGCCGCGGCGGCTGTACGCGGCGCTCGCCGACGGCTGCCGGTCCGTGCTTCCGGTGGTCGCCACCTGCGCCGCGGCGGGCATCATCGTCGCCGTCGTCACCCAGACGGGGCTCGGCCTCAACCTGGCGTCGGTGATCGTCGACGCCGCCGGACTCTTCGGTGACGACAAGACGGTGGAACTGGTCCTCACGGTCGTGTTCGCGGCGGTCTCGGTCTCCATCCTCGGCCTCGCCGTCCCGGTCACCGCTTCCTTCATCATCGCCGCGGTGATCATCGCGCCGGCGCTGCTCTCGCTGGGGATCGCCACCCACGAGGCGTACATGTTCATCTTCTACTACGCCGTGCTGTCCGAGGTGAGCCCGCCGACGGCGCTCGCGGCGGCGGCGGCCGCTGCCATCACCGGGGGCAACCCGATGCGCACCATGGTGGCGACCTGGAAGTACTCGCTGCCCGCGTTCCTGGTGCCGTTCGCCTTCGTCCTCACCGACAACGGCTCCCAACTGCTCGGCACGGGAAGCCTGTCGGGCATCGCCTGGACCACCGCGGTCTCCGCCCTCGCCGTCGCCGCGCTGGCCGCAGCCACCGGAGGGTGGCTGCTCGGCCCGGCCGGGCGGGTGGAACGCGCGCTGTGCGCCGCCGCCGCGCTCTGCCTCCTCTACCTCGAACCCGTCGCGATCACCGCGGGTGTCGTGGCCCTCGTGCTCGCCCTCGGCGTCCATCTCGTACGCCGCAGGCAGAAGACCCCTGCGGTTCCCACCACCGGTGAGAACCGTCAGGCGGACACCATCATGGAAGGACACCTGCCCTCATGA
- a CDS encoding TAXI family TRAP transporter solute-binding subunit — protein MRATRLVVAALVTALAATACGGGKQTENTAASGGKGGRLTIATGATTGVYYQIGGGLAELISDNLDGYRATATSTGASVQNIQGLAAGTYDIAFSLMDTADDAVEGTESFDAPQEIEALTRLYPNYTQVLVRADSGIKSLEDMKGKRVSTGAPNSGTEVIANRLLKAAGLDPAKDVTAERLALPESVDAMKDSTIDALFWSGGLPSGGITDLTTSLKKDVRLLDVTPHLPALNQEYGDVYQKGSIPASVYNQSEDVPTIVVANVLLVKKGFDPELAADIVNLIYEKKSELEKVNAAATEIELAKAQAVSPVPLNAGAENALKALAQKS, from the coding sequence ATGCGTGCCACACGCCTCGTCGTCGCCGCCCTTGTCACCGCTCTCGCCGCCACCGCCTGCGGCGGCGGGAAGCAGACCGAGAACACGGCCGCAAGCGGCGGAAAAGGTGGTCGGCTCACGATCGCGACCGGCGCCACCACCGGCGTCTACTACCAGATCGGTGGCGGCCTCGCGGAGCTGATCTCCGACAACCTCGACGGCTACCGGGCCACCGCGACCTCCACCGGCGCGTCGGTGCAGAACATCCAGGGCCTCGCGGCCGGCACCTACGACATCGCGTTCTCCCTGATGGACACAGCCGACGACGCCGTCGAGGGCACGGAGTCGTTCGACGCCCCCCAGGAGATCGAGGCCCTGACCCGGCTGTACCCGAACTACACCCAGGTCCTGGTCCGGGCCGATTCCGGGATCAAGTCCCTTGAGGACATGAAAGGCAAGAGAGTGTCCACCGGGGCGCCCAATTCCGGCACGGAAGTGATCGCCAACCGTCTGCTGAAGGCCGCCGGGCTGGACCCGGCCAAGGACGTCACGGCTGAGCGCCTCGCTCTGCCCGAGTCCGTCGACGCCATGAAGGACAGCACCATCGACGCGCTGTTCTGGTCCGGCGGACTGCCCAGCGGCGGTATCACCGATCTCACGACCAGCCTCAAGAAAGACGTCCGTCTCCTGGACGTCACCCCGCACTTGCCCGCTCTGAACCAGGAGTACGGCGACGTCTACCAGAAGGGCTCCATCCCGGCGTCCGTATACAACCAGTCCGAGGACGTGCCGACGATCGTGGTTGCGAACGTGCTGCTCGTGAAGAAGGGCTTCGACCCGGAACTGGCCGCGGACATCGTCAACCTGATCTACGAGAAGAAGAGCGAGCTGGAGAAGGTGAACGCGGCAGCGACCGAGATCGAACTCGCCAAGGCGCAGGCCGTCTCACCCGTCCCGCTGAACGCCGGTGCGGAGAACGCCCTGAAGGCGCTGGCCCAGAAGTCCTGA
- a CDS encoding ATP-binding protein, whose product MTDIPGQSLFHSFRVSPEDPATVPKARRLLLAVVRDWNLPLADETRDDLGLLSSEVIANAVRHTTGPCSVTVRWTGVRLRVEVTDTVAGLPTQRGHELYAESGRGLVLVASVAASWGSARTATGKVVWFEVAPGTPTADLDLLAS is encoded by the coding sequence ATGACGGACATCCCGGGACAGTCACTGTTCCACAGCTTCCGGGTCTCCCCGGAGGACCCGGCGACCGTGCCCAAGGCCCGTCGGTTGCTCCTGGCGGTGGTCCGCGACTGGAATCTCCCACTGGCGGACGAGACGCGCGACGACCTCGGGCTGCTCTCAAGCGAGGTGATCGCCAACGCGGTGCGCCACACCACCGGGCCGTGCTCGGTGACGGTGCGCTGGACGGGGGTCCGGCTGCGGGTGGAGGTGACCGACACGGTGGCCGGGCTGCCGACACAGCGTGGTCACGAGTTGTACGCCGAGAGCGGCCGGGGGCTGGTGCTGGTCGCGTCGGTGGCGGCGAGTTGGGGCAGCGCCCGCACCGCCACAGGCAAGGTCGTCTGGTTCGAGGTGGCGCCCGGGACGCCGACCGCTGACCTTGACCTGCTGGCGTCGTAA
- a CDS encoding DUF475 domain-containing protein, which produces MILRTFGWSFAVTALGLAFAAWQWGWEAFGIVLILSVLEISLSFDNAVVNAGILKKMNAFWQKIFLTLGILIAVFGMRLVFPVVIVAISAKVGPIEAVQLALDEPDRYEDLVTDAHPAIAAFGGMFLLMIFLDFIFEDRDIQWLAWIERPLAKLGKVDMLSVCIALIVLMVSAMTFATQAHVSTGHADKSATVLLSGVAGLITYLVVGGLSGYFEDRLEEEEEHEHEEEEKARAEGRPVSAVALAGKAAFFLFLYLEVLDASFSFDGVIGAFAITNHIFWMALGLGIGAMYVRSLTVYLVRQGTLDDYVYLEHGAHYAIGALAAILLITIQHQISEIITGLVGVILIAASFLSSVRRNKAVPAKEDVSGVDTPCARRPHAGFSATVNRDL; this is translated from the coding sequence ATGATCTTGAGAACGTTCGGCTGGTCGTTCGCGGTCACGGCGCTCGGTCTCGCGTTCGCCGCGTGGCAGTGGGGCTGGGAGGCCTTCGGGATCGTGCTGATCCTGTCGGTCCTGGAGATCTCGCTGTCCTTCGACAACGCGGTCGTCAACGCCGGAATCCTGAAGAAGATGAACGCCTTCTGGCAGAAGATCTTCCTCACCCTGGGCATTCTGATCGCGGTGTTCGGCATGCGGCTGGTCTTCCCGGTCGTCATCGTCGCCATCAGCGCCAAGGTCGGGCCGATCGAGGCGGTGCAGCTCGCCCTCGACGAGCCGGACCGCTACGAGGACCTGGTCACCGACGCACACCCGGCGATCGCCGCCTTCGGTGGCATGTTCCTGCTGATGATCTTCCTCGACTTCATCTTCGAGGACCGCGACATCCAGTGGCTGGCCTGGATCGAGCGCCCGCTGGCCAAGCTCGGCAAGGTCGACATGCTCTCGGTCTGCATCGCGCTCATCGTCCTGATGGTCTCCGCGATGACCTTCGCCACCCAGGCGCACGTCAGCACGGGGCACGCGGACAAGTCCGCCACCGTGCTGCTCTCCGGTGTCGCCGGTCTGATCACCTACCTCGTGGTCGGCGGTCTCTCCGGGTACTTCGAGGACAGGCTCGAAGAAGAGGAGGAACACGAGCACGAGGAGGAGGAGAAGGCCCGGGCCGAGGGCAGGCCCGTCTCGGCGGTCGCCCTCGCCGGCAAGGCCGCGTTCTTCCTCTTCCTCTACCTGGAGGTCCTGGACGCGTCCTTCTCCTTCGACGGCGTGATCGGCGCGTTCGCCATCACCAACCACATCTTCTGGATGGCGCTCGGCCTCGGCATCGGCGCGATGTACGTCCGGTCGCTCACGGTCTACCTGGTCCGCCAGGGCACCCTCGACGACTACGTCTACCTGGAGCACGGCGCCCACTACGCCATCGGCGCCCTCGCCGCGATCCTGCTGATCACCATCCAGCACCAGATCAGCGAGATCATCACCGGCCTGGTCGGAGTGATCCTGATCGCGGCGTCGTTCCTCTCGTCCGTCCGCCGCAACAAGGCAGTCCCGGCGAAGGAGGACGTGTCAGGAGTGGACACACCATGCGCCCGGCGACCCCATGCCGGCTTCTCGGCGACGGTGAATCGTGACCTCTGA
- a CDS encoding DUF485 domain-containing protein, whose product MSSHGPSPEHDSTTVAALYLSELRHGSSYTPAELRQAIAQSYAGLHPSESLLPRYWATWRAADVGDEDLRERRLWALRMAAVLAQDEQQTGRAPSSWAVGAASAPAAAASPSRGPNPAVQQLRAARRLPVRVTVTVLGVHLTVAGLARQAGDLLAVPIAGPFNVGLGLLLVQLAVTAGAAVWYGPYARTAIDPLTEHVASCLAHPGSDR is encoded by the coding sequence GTGTCCTCCCACGGCCCGTCCCCTGAACACGACTCGACCACCGTCGCCGCCCTCTACCTCAGCGAACTCCGCCACGGCTCGTCGTACACCCCCGCGGAGCTGAGGCAGGCCATCGCCCAGAGCTACGCGGGCCTTCATCCGTCCGAATCTCTCCTGCCCCGATACTGGGCGACCTGGCGTGCGGCCGACGTGGGCGATGAGGACTTGAGGGAGCGAAGACTCTGGGCCCTGCGCATGGCGGCCGTTCTGGCACAGGACGAGCAGCAGACGGGGAGGGCGCCCTCGTCGTGGGCGGTCGGCGCTGCGTCCGCACCCGCCGCTGCCGCCTCCCCCAGCCGCGGGCCAAATCCAGCGGTGCAGCAGTTGCGCGCGGCACGGCGGCTGCCGGTGCGCGTCACCGTCACGGTGCTCGGCGTCCACCTGACCGTCGCGGGCCTGGCCAGGCAGGCCGGAGATCTGCTGGCCGTGCCGATCGCCGGCCCCTTCAACGTCGGCTTGGGCCTCCTGCTGGTGCAGCTTGCCGTCACGGCCGGGGCCGCCGTGTGGTACGGGCCGTACGCCCGGACCGCGATCGATCCGCTGACCGAGCACGTTGCGTCCTGCCTCGCACACCCGGGGAGCGACCGTTGA
- a CDS encoding cation acetate symporter, with product MITQASYSDTFPVFTVFAAFGASTLFLCLAAVGRDTLSNFYLGHRRLSWVGNGLAVFGIYMSAAGMLSNPGLVSLSGYDGILYVLASSAAWIVLLVVITDAYHGSARFTVGDSLARRLSPRPTHLAAGVVALVISLVYLIAQLVGAGTLAAPILGLDGAAAQRALVACLGTLMILSVVGGGMRAATAVQCVKAVLLLAGGAVLALAVLSRFGWNPAALLSAAVDHSALGDDFLRPGTHADEGASALDALGLELTRVLGSAGLPHVLMRIGTVATAREARRSIQFSSLLIVCFSLAAVVIGLGAAGLLGTQAIASGSPSGKTAVLLLADSLGGSLALTAVSCLAFITIMAVVTGLILTAAASLAHDIYGATIRRGKASEQEELAVARGAVLLIGAGAITLSMFAQDLNLSLLVELAFVIAASAVLPTILYNLWWRGFTTRGATWSLYGGLLTALLLMTLSPAVSGHPAALLPDADFAIFPMRNPGAVCIPAGFFLGWLGSVLDTRRRSAEAAGRQSKDRAAPAPTD from the coding sequence TTGATCACTCAGGCTTCCTACAGCGACACCTTCCCGGTCTTCACGGTCTTCGCCGCCTTCGGTGCGAGCACGCTGTTCCTCTGCCTCGCTGCCGTTGGCCGTGACACCCTGAGCAACTTCTACCTCGGCCACCGACGGCTGTCATGGGTAGGAAACGGACTGGCCGTCTTCGGCATTTACATGTCCGCCGCCGGGATGCTGAGCAACCCGGGTCTGGTCTCGCTGAGCGGCTACGACGGCATCCTGTACGTGCTGGCCTCCTCAGCCGCCTGGATCGTGCTCCTGGTCGTGATCACCGATGCCTACCACGGTTCGGCGCGATTCACCGTCGGCGACTCTCTCGCCCGCCGTCTGAGTCCGCGGCCCACGCACCTGGCCGCCGGTGTGGTTGCCCTGGTCATCTCGCTGGTGTACCTGATCGCGCAGCTCGTCGGCGCCGGGACGCTCGCGGCGCCCATCCTCGGCCTGGACGGGGCGGCCGCCCAGAGGGCCCTCGTCGCCTGTCTGGGCACGTTGATGATTCTCTCCGTGGTCGGCGGCGGCATGCGGGCGGCAACTGCGGTGCAGTGCGTCAAAGCCGTGCTGCTCCTGGCGGGTGGTGCCGTTCTGGCGCTCGCGGTGCTCTCGCGCTTCGGCTGGAACCCGGCAGCCCTGCTGAGTGCCGCAGTAGACCACAGCGCTCTCGGCGACGACTTCCTGCGGCCCGGCACGCACGCCGACGAAGGCGCCAGTGCACTGGATGCGCTGGGCCTGGAGCTCACCAGGGTGCTCGGATCCGCCGGTCTGCCGCATGTGCTGATGCGGATCGGCACCGTGGCCACCGCACGCGAAGCAAGACGATCGATACAGTTCAGCAGCCTTCTGATCGTCTGCTTCTCCTTGGCGGCCGTGGTGATCGGGCTCGGTGCGGCCGGCCTGCTTGGCACACAGGCCATCGCCTCGGGCAGCCCCTCCGGCAAGACCGCCGTACTCCTGCTGGCCGACTCCCTCGGCGGCTCGCTTGCGCTCACCGCCGTGTCCTGCCTGGCTTTCATCACGATCATGGCGGTCGTGACCGGCCTCATCCTCACCGCGGCGGCCTCACTGGCCCACGACATCTACGGGGCGACGATCAGGCGGGGCAAGGCTTCGGAGCAGGAGGAACTCGCCGTGGCCCGAGGGGCGGTCCTGCTGATCGGCGCGGGCGCCATCACCCTGTCCATGTTCGCCCAGGACCTCAACCTGTCCCTCCTGGTGGAACTCGCTTTCGTCATCGCGGCCTCCGCGGTCCTGCCGACCATCCTCTACAACCTGTGGTGGCGGGGCTTCACCACCCGAGGGGCAACCTGGAGCCTGTACGGCGGACTGCTGACCGCGCTGCTCCTGATGACGCTGTCCCCCGCGGTGTCCGGGCATCCGGCCGCCTTGCTGCCCGACGCGGACTTCGCGATCTTCCCCATGCGCAACCCCGGCGCGGTGTGCATTCCCGCGGGCTTCTTCCTCGGATGGCTGGGATCGGTCCTCGACACGCGGAGGCGTTCCGCCGAAGCAGCGGGCCGGCAGAGCAAGGACCGGGCGGCGCCTGCCCCGACCGACTGA
- a CDS encoding YnfA family protein — MTVARSVALFVVAALFEIGGAWLVWQGIREHRGWIWVGAGAIALGLYGVVATFQPDDHFGRILAAYGGIFVAGSIAWGMVADGYRPDRYDVIGALICLAGMAVIMYAPRSH; from the coding sequence ATGACCGTTGCGCGTTCCGTTGCCCTGTTCGTCGTTGCCGCCCTGTTCGAGATCGGCGGCGCCTGGCTGGTGTGGCAGGGCATCCGGGAGCACAGGGGCTGGATCTGGGTCGGCGCCGGTGCGATCGCCCTCGGCCTCTACGGGGTGGTGGCCACATTCCAGCCCGACGACCACTTCGGACGCATCCTCGCCGCCTACGGCGGGATCTTCGTCGCCGGCTCGATCGCCTGGGGCATGGTCGCCGATGGCTACCGCCCCGACCGCTACGACGTCATCGGCGCCCTGATCTGCCTCGCGGGCATGGCCGTCATCATGTACGCGCCCCGCAGCCACTGA